ATGAAGCAAGCGAAGTTCATAGCGGAAGCCGCCAATATGACGGTTGCCGGATGGGAAAAGCCCGTCTATCTCTCGAAGCCGACCGAATCCGTTTTTGAGGATGTGGAGGTCGCTCCGCTGCTCCGCTCACTGCTGACGGAGTATTTAGAGGAACGGGGCATCCCTTACGCCATCGCATCCCGTCACTGCTGCCGCTTGAACTACGGTGTGCGTGGGAAACGGTATTTTGCCGTTGGCTTTCCGAACATGGCAGGTGGCTATGAAGTCAGAAGCCGATATTTCAAGGGTTGCATACCTCCGAAGTCTGTATCACTGGTAAAGGCGAATGACATCCCGGCTGACGAGTGCCTCGTGTTCGAGGGCTTCATGGACTTTCTCTCTGCCGTGACGCTTGGTGTAACCGGTAACGCTGACTGTCTTGTGCTGAACTCAGTCGCCAACGTGGAGAAGGCGGCGGGATTGCTGGACGGATACGGGCGCATCGGCTGCTTCCTCGACCGTGACGAAGCCGGACGGCGGACGCTTGCCGCACTTACCATGCGATACGGGGAACGTGTCACCGACCGTTCCTCCCTCTATGACGGTTGCAAGGACTTGAACGAGTACCTGCAACTGACAACGAAAAAACAG
This Alistipes onderdonkii DNA region includes the following protein-coding sequences:
- a CDS encoding toprim domain-containing protein — protein: MERTEIDAVRRMPLADFLARLGHEPVRRSGNELWYLAPYRGERTSSFRVNVAKQLWYDFGLGKGGDIFTLAGEFLQSDDFMKQAKFIAEAANMTVAGWEKPVYLSKPTESVFEDVEVAPLLRSLLTEYLEERGIPYAIASRHCCRLNYGVRGKRYFAVGFPNMAGGYEVRSRYFKGCIPPKSVSLVKANDIPADECLVFEGFMDFLSAVTLGVTGNADCLVLNSVANVEKAAGLLDGYGRIGCFLDRDEAGRRTLAALTMRYGERVTDRSSLYDGCKDLNEYLQLTTKKQKNNHLKIEEQ